A region of Longimicrobium sp. DNA encodes the following proteins:
- a CDS encoding tetratricopeptide repeat protein, protein MRRRIALAAMAAALGGAAVPTLGAMGMRGAQECPEVANPLVERGWTLYRASQIDSARARFDAALRRCPTHVGARVGSGFAMLRAGDVPGARRSFEAVIAAAPQNVDALVGLGLAAWRQGDQETSRSAFTRVRRIDPNNADAREYLARLGEAPVVVQRGPLVIPDTIVYPSRAHGDRFEVRTARGWEPFYVKGVNLGAATPGHHPSEFPDSATYARWIAQMAEMGANTVRVYTIHPPHFYRALYAWNSAHRENPLWIIHGVWTELPENDDFADPQWEGQFFAEMQRVVDLLHGRADLPPRPGHSSGQYTADVSPWVLAWIIGREWEPFSVGEFNARRPNYPAWSGRYLTVAGGTPMDRWLGKACEHIVEYEARTYHAMRPVAYTNWPTLDPLKHPTETTVDEEISIRTRLGERVDRKPLEYDNDRIDLDASIVHPTAAYPAGYFASFHAYPYYPDFMVLDPGYNRASSSLGRSNYFGYLRELKAHHPGMPVVISEYGVPGSMGSAHLQPQGWHHGGHDEASMAEADARLTREIAESGMAGGAIFAWIDEWFKKNWIVIDFEIPLERNRLWLNRLDAEQHYGMLTEEPGEVVRGATLADRASAWAARPVLYRTPQGVVRAAVDEAYLWVEVETADGRAPDELYLGFDVVKPDAGDFRWPGRVGERLPVGIEFALHATRGGEVRLLADPPSNPFAIDLVNQIPGQPTPPPHIDNPLPGFFFGRYQSRYNRPFVTRANDDGVYDSLRVVTNRRRFGRDGTEFAAFGYDRGILRQGPPPDGSWEMLDRGVFEVRIPWMLLNFTDPSERRVLQDAPGANPNGDFGTETVPGIRIVAAARSGSRWTQWPASGGASAVPLFTWPTWEMPRSRERIRPVFGAMRDAFRTMDPPVMHR, encoded by the coding sequence ATGCGGCGACGGATCGCGCTCGCGGCGATGGCGGCCGCGCTCGGCGGCGCGGCCGTGCCGACGCTGGGTGCGATGGGAATGCGGGGGGCGCAGGAGTGCCCCGAGGTCGCCAACCCGCTGGTGGAGCGCGGGTGGACGCTGTACCGCGCCAGCCAGATCGACTCGGCGCGCGCGCGGTTCGACGCGGCGCTGCGGCGGTGCCCCACGCACGTCGGCGCGCGCGTGGGCAGCGGCTTCGCCATGCTCCGCGCCGGCGACGTCCCCGGCGCGCGGCGGAGCTTCGAGGCCGTCATCGCCGCGGCGCCGCAGAACGTGGACGCGCTGGTCGGCCTCGGGCTGGCCGCGTGGCGGCAGGGCGACCAGGAGACGTCGCGGAGCGCGTTCACCCGCGTGCGCCGCATCGATCCCAACAACGCCGACGCGCGCGAGTACCTGGCGCGGCTGGGCGAGGCGCCGGTGGTCGTCCAGCGCGGTCCGCTCGTCATCCCCGACACCATCGTCTACCCCAGCCGCGCGCACGGCGACCGCTTCGAGGTGCGGACGGCGCGCGGGTGGGAGCCGTTCTACGTGAAGGGCGTGAACCTCGGCGCGGCCACGCCCGGGCATCATCCCAGCGAGTTCCCCGATTCGGCCACGTACGCCCGCTGGATCGCGCAGATGGCGGAGATGGGCGCGAACACCGTGCGCGTCTACACCATCCATCCCCCCCACTTCTACCGCGCGCTGTACGCCTGGAACTCGGCGCACCGGGAGAATCCGCTGTGGATCATCCATGGCGTGTGGACCGAGTTGCCGGAGAACGACGACTTCGCCGACCCGCAGTGGGAGGGGCAGTTCTTCGCGGAGATGCAGCGCGTGGTCGACCTCCTGCACGGCCGCGCCGACCTCCCGCCGCGCCCCGGCCACTCCAGCGGGCAGTACACGGCCGACGTATCGCCCTGGGTGCTGGCGTGGATCATCGGACGCGAGTGGGAGCCGTTCTCGGTGGGCGAGTTCAACGCGCGGCGGCCGAACTATCCCGCGTGGAGCGGGCGCTACCTCACCGTCGCCGGCGGCACGCCGATGGACCGCTGGCTGGGGAAGGCGTGCGAGCACATCGTGGAGTACGAGGCGCGCACCTACCACGCGATGCGGCCGGTGGCCTACACCAACTGGCCCACGCTGGACCCGCTGAAGCACCCGACGGAGACCACGGTCGACGAGGAGATCTCCATCCGCACGCGCCTGGGCGAGCGGGTGGACCGCAAGCCGCTGGAGTACGACAACGACCGCATCGACCTGGACGCCTCGATCGTGCACCCGACCGCGGCGTACCCGGCGGGCTACTTCGCCAGCTTCCACGCGTATCCGTACTACCCGGACTTCATGGTGCTGGACCCGGGGTACAACCGCGCGTCGTCCAGCCTGGGGCGCAGCAACTACTTCGGCTACCTGCGCGAATTGAAGGCGCACCACCCGGGGATGCCGGTCGTCATCAGCGAGTACGGCGTACCGGGGTCGATGGGGAGCGCGCACCTGCAGCCCCAGGGATGGCACCACGGCGGCCACGACGAGGCGTCGATGGCCGAAGCCGATGCGCGGCTGACCCGCGAGATCGCCGAGAGCGGGATGGCCGGCGGGGCGATCTTCGCGTGGATCGACGAGTGGTTCAAGAAGAACTGGATCGTCATCGACTTCGAGATTCCGCTGGAGCGCAACCGCCTCTGGCTGAACCGGCTCGATGCCGAGCAGCACTACGGGATGCTGACCGAGGAGCCCGGCGAGGTCGTCCGCGGCGCGACGCTGGCCGACCGGGCCTCCGCGTGGGCCGCGCGGCCGGTGCTGTACCGCACGCCGCAGGGCGTGGTGCGCGCCGCAGTGGACGAGGCGTACCTGTGGGTGGAGGTGGAGACGGCGGACGGCCGCGCGCCCGACGAGCTCTACCTCGGCTTCGACGTGGTGAAGCCCGACGCGGGCGACTTCCGCTGGCCCGGCCGCGTCGGCGAGCGGCTGCCGGTGGGGATCGAGTTCGCGCTGCACGCCACGCGCGGCGGCGAGGTGCGGCTGCTGGCCGATCCCCCGTCGAACCCGTTCGCGATCGACCTGGTGAACCAGATCCCCGGCCAGCCCACGCCGCCGCCGCACATCGACAACCCGCTGCCGGGCTTCTTCTTCGGGCGCTACCAGTCGCGCTACAACCGGCCGTTCGTCACCCGCGCCAACGACGACGGGGTGTACGACTCGCTGCGCGTGGTCACCAACCGCCGCCGCTTCGGGCGCGACGGGACGGAGTTCGCCGCCTTCGGCTACGACCGCGGCATCCTGCGCCAGGGCCCGCCGCCGGACGGAAGCTGGGAGATGCTGGACCGCGGCGTCTTCGAGGTCCGCATCCCCTGGATGCTGCTGAACTTCACCGACCCCAGCGAGCGCCGCGTGCTGCAGGACGCGCCCGGCGCCAACCCGAACGGCGACTTCGGCACGGAGACGGTTCCCGGGATCCGCATCGTGGCCGCGGCGCGGTCGGGAAGCCGGTGGACGCAGTGGCCCGCGTCCGGCGGCGCGTCCGCGGTGCCGCTCTTCACCTGGCCCACGTGGGAGATGCCGCGCTCCCGCGAGCGCATCCGCCCCGTCTTCGGCGCCATGCGCGACGCCTTCCGCACCATGGACCCGCCGGTGATGCACCGATGA